The Caldisericum sp. genome contains the following window.
CCAGGAGGAGTTAACAAGCCCAAGCAATTCAAGTTCCCTGAGGAGTCTGTAGTAGTTGCCCATAACGCTCGAGGTTTGAGTGGCTTCTTGGGGAAATATCGTAGAAAGCGAATTAATCAACTCATATCCGTGTGCATTACCTTTA
Protein-coding sequences here:
- a CDS encoding helix-turn-helix transcriptional regulator, with protein sequence KGNAHGYELINSLSTIFPQEATQTSSVMGNYYRLLRELELLGLVNSSWDTSGSGPARRVYSITEKGKLEFISIIEQIKHTKEFVDKFLDTIGKEVK